A stretch of the Mycobacteroides immunogenum genome encodes the following:
- a CDS encoding inorganic diphosphatase, translating into MEFDVTIEIPKGQRNKYEVDHETGRVRLDRFLYTPMAYPTDYGFIENTLGEDGDPLDALLLLPQPVFPGVIVEARPVGMFKMVDDGGGDDKVLCVPAGDPRWDHIQDIGDVSTFELDAIKHFFVHYKDLEPGKFVEAADWVGRAEAEAEVLASFERLKTQGH; encoded by the coding sequence GTGGAGTTCGACGTCACCATCGAGATCCCCAAGGGTCAGCGCAACAAGTATGAGGTCGATCACGAGACCGGCCGAGTGCGCCTGGACCGCTTCCTCTACACCCCCATGGCGTACCCCACCGACTATGGGTTCATCGAGAACACGCTGGGCGAGGACGGCGATCCGCTGGACGCGCTGTTGTTGCTGCCTCAGCCCGTCTTCCCGGGCGTGATCGTCGAGGCCCGGCCCGTCGGCATGTTCAAGATGGTCGACGACGGTGGTGGCGACGACAAGGTGCTGTGCGTGCCTGCCGGAGACCCGCGCTGGGACCACATTCAGGACATCGGCGATGTCTCCACCTTCGAGCTGGACGCCATCAAGCACTTCTTCGTGCACTACAAGGATCTGGAGCCGGGCAAATTCGTCGAGGCCGCCGATTGGGTGGGCCGCGCCGAGGCCGAGGCCGAGGTTCTCGCGTCGTTCGAGCGTCTCAAGACCCAGGGGCACTAG
- the dacB gene encoding D-alanyl-D-alanine carboxypeptidase/D-alanyl-D-alanine endopeptidase, with amino-acid sequence MVTARALDPRHWRRSTHVLLAVAVVLAIAALVLLASLTTGASTARQLQNANPEPALVTPKPGVVPVSDSAPIPTADGLAQALEKALADPALGMFTGRVTDALTGRELWQQGSTVPMVPASTNKVLTAAAALLTLERDAKLTTSVVADTAGQRGLVTLVGGGDPIVSAAPAGTDTWYRDAARISDLADQVRKSGVTVTSITVDISRFGGPSMAPGWDPADIDGGDVAPIQAVMLDAGRTQPTDYDSRRSVTPALDAGRALATALGVDPDAVRLDAAPPAAKSIASVQSAPLMERLREMMNASDNVMAETIGREVALATGRSQTFTGTVDAVTGQLRSAGIDLTDLTLRDSSGLSVDDRVTARTLDEVIGAAAGTDKPKLRPLLDVLPIAGGSGTLSERFVTQNQASAGWLRAKTGSLTGVNTLAGVVTDSSGRVLTFSLMQNHATAPTARNAVDNLAAVLRSCGCS; translated from the coding sequence ATGGTCACCGCCAGGGCACTTGATCCGCGTCATTGGCGGCGCTCTACTCACGTTCTGCTCGCCGTCGCTGTGGTGTTGGCGATTGCCGCGCTGGTGCTGCTGGCCTCGCTGACCACCGGCGCCTCTACCGCGCGCCAGTTGCAGAACGCCAACCCGGAACCGGCGCTGGTCACCCCGAAACCCGGTGTGGTTCCGGTTTCCGATTCGGCACCGATCCCGACGGCCGATGGTCTGGCCCAAGCACTGGAGAAGGCACTGGCCGATCCGGCGCTGGGCATGTTCACCGGTCGGGTAACCGACGCGCTGACCGGGCGTGAGCTGTGGCAGCAGGGCTCCACGGTGCCGATGGTGCCGGCCTCTACCAACAAGGTGCTGACCGCCGCGGCGGCGCTGCTCACCCTGGAGCGCGACGCCAAGCTGACCACCTCGGTGGTGGCCGACACTGCCGGGCAGCGCGGGTTGGTGACGCTGGTGGGCGGGGGCGACCCGATTGTTAGTGCGGCACCGGCGGGCACTGACACCTGGTATCGCGATGCCGCGCGCATCAGCGATCTGGCAGATCAGGTGCGCAAGTCGGGGGTCACTGTCACGTCAATCACCGTCGATATCAGCCGATTCGGTGGGCCGTCGATGGCGCCCGGATGGGACCCCGCCGATATCGACGGCGGCGATGTCGCGCCCATCCAGGCCGTGATGCTGGATGCCGGGCGCACCCAGCCGACCGATTACGACTCGCGGCGTTCCGTCACGCCCGCGCTGGACGCGGGGCGCGCGCTGGCCACGGCGCTCGGGGTCGATCCGGACGCGGTGCGCTTGGACGCCGCGCCACCGGCAGCGAAATCCATTGCGTCCGTTCAGTCGGCGCCGTTGATGGAGCGGCTGCGGGAGATGATGAACGCCTCCGACAACGTCATGGCGGAAACCATCGGCCGCGAGGTGGCGCTGGCCACGGGCCGCTCGCAGACCTTCACTGGCACCGTCGATGCCGTGACGGGCCAATTACGCAGCGCGGGAATCGATCTCACAGACCTGACGTTGCGTGACTCCAGTGGGCTTTCGGTAGACGATCGGGTCACCGCGCGCACACTCGATGAGGTCATCGGAGCCGCCGCCGGCACCGACAAACCGAAGCTGCGCCCGCTTCTGGATGTGTTGCCCATCGCGGGTGGCAGCGGAACGCTCTCGGAGCGTTTTGTCACCCAGAATCAGGCCTCGGCAGGTTGGTTACGGGCCAAGACAGGATCGCTCACCGGCGTGAACACGTTGGCCGGCGTGGTCACCGACAGCAGCGGGCGAGTGCTGACCTTCTCACTGATGCAGAACCACGCGACCGCGCCCACCGCGCGCAACGCGGTGGACAACCTGGCAGCCGTGCTGCGGTCCTGCGGATGTAGCTGA
- a CDS encoding zinc-dependent metalloprotease: MAESGDAATGTTSPELTVGRMVNWEFAATVGAKLARPAPPTTEYTRQQAIAELADAARRAEAPVREVTGLADGLLVPEARIIDRPSWIAAAAESMRLMAGGGGSATGFLSGRVTGAQTGAVLAFVSSGILGQYDPFTADGAGALLLVYPNVIAVERQLRVLPSDFRMWVCLHEVTHRVQFSANPWLADYMSGTLATLAHEQEEDVAGMLGRLADFVRAPKSQGENGIVDLLRAMQSESGRDALDRLLVLGTLLEGHADHVMDAVGPAVVPSVSSIRARFEARRSRKQPPLQRIIRALIGMDAKMRQYTRGKRFVDHVVATVGMERFNTIWRDAETLPKPAEIEDPDQWITRVL, translated from the coding sequence ATGGCTGAGTCGGGTGACGCGGCGACCGGAACCACGAGTCCGGAGTTGACGGTTGGCCGCATGGTCAACTGGGAATTCGCCGCGACCGTCGGCGCCAAGTTGGCGCGGCCGGCACCACCCACCACCGAGTACACCCGCCAGCAGGCCATCGCCGAATTGGCGGATGCGGCGCGCCGGGCGGAGGCGCCGGTGCGTGAGGTCACCGGATTGGCGGATGGGCTGCTTGTGCCGGAGGCCCGGATCATCGATCGCCCCAGCTGGATCGCGGCTGCCGCGGAGTCCATGCGACTGATGGCAGGCGGTGGCGGGAGCGCCACCGGGTTCCTGTCCGGACGTGTCACCGGCGCGCAGACGGGCGCGGTGTTGGCCTTCGTCTCGTCGGGAATCCTGGGTCAGTACGACCCGTTTACCGCTGACGGTGCCGGTGCGCTCCTGCTGGTGTATCCGAACGTCATTGCCGTGGAACGTCAACTTCGGGTATTGCCAAGCGATTTCCGGATGTGGGTATGTCTGCACGAGGTGACCCACCGCGTGCAATTCTCGGCCAACCCGTGGCTGGCCGACTACATGTCCGGAACCCTGGCCACCCTGGCGCACGAGCAGGAAGAGGACGTCGCCGGCATGCTGGGCAGGCTGGCCGATTTCGTTCGCGCACCGAAGAGCCAGGGCGAGAACGGAATAGTCGATCTGTTGCGCGCCATGCAGTCCGAGAGCGGCAGGGATGCGCTGGACCGCCTGTTGGTGCTGGGCACCCTCCTGGAGGGGCATGCCGATCACGTCATGGATGCGGTGGGGCCGGCGGTGGTCCCGTCGGTGTCGTCCATCAGAGCCCGCTTTGAGGCTCGGCGTTCACGCAAACAGCCCCCACTGCAGCGGATCATCCGCGCACTGATCGGGATGGACGCCAAGATGCGTCAGTACACGCGGGGCAAGAGGTTTGTCGACCACGTGGTGGCCACGGTGGGCATGGAACGCTTCAACACCATCTGGCGGGACGCGGAAACCCTGCCCAAGCCTGCCGAGATCGAGGATCCGGACCAATGGATCACCCGGGTTCTCTAG
- the tilS gene encoding tRNA lysidine(34) synthetase TilS: protein MAVALSGGADSLALAAAAVAQGWAVTALIVDHGLQPGSVQVAAQAHEQALALGCRDAVVLAVTVDGVGGLEAAARSARYAALRQARGRKPVLLAHTLDDQAETVLLGLGRGSGARSIAGMRPWDDPWGRPLLDRRRAETRSSCTELGITPWEDPHNVDSRFVRVRLRHEVLPLLEQVLGGGVAEALARTAVSVREDGEALDAQAATVFTDTRSLAISDLRGLAPAIRRRVIRLWLLAGGAQDLNDNQIRGVDALVTRWRGQGGVAVGADLPYQRLVASRAGDELVLSVHDVAR, encoded by the coding sequence GTGGCGGTGGCCTTATCGGGTGGTGCGGATTCGTTGGCGCTTGCCGCGGCTGCCGTTGCCCAGGGCTGGGCGGTGACGGCGCTCATCGTGGACCACGGCCTGCAGCCGGGCTCGGTGCAGGTCGCCGCCCAGGCGCACGAGCAGGCGTTGGCCCTGGGTTGCCGCGACGCCGTGGTGCTTGCGGTGACCGTCGATGGGGTGGGTGGCCTTGAGGCGGCGGCGCGCAGCGCCAGGTACGCGGCACTGAGGCAGGCGAGAGGCAGAAAGCCGGTGCTCCTCGCGCACACGCTCGACGATCAAGCCGAAACGGTGCTGTTGGGGCTGGGACGCGGGTCCGGTGCGCGCTCCATCGCCGGCATGCGCCCCTGGGATGACCCATGGGGCCGGCCCCTATTGGACCGGCGCCGAGCCGAAACACGTTCGTCATGCACCGAATTAGGGATCACTCCATGGGAAGACCCGCACAACGTGGACTCTCGCTTTGTGCGGGTGCGCCTGCGGCACGAAGTGCTGCCGCTGCTGGAGCAGGTACTTGGCGGCGGTGTCGCCGAGGCCCTGGCCCGCACCGCGGTGTCGGTGCGGGAAGACGGGGAAGCGCTCGACGCGCAGGCGGCCACGGTCTTTACCGATACGCGGAGCCTGGCGATCTCGGATCTACGGGGCTTGGCGCCTGCCATCCGCCGCCGGGTGATCAGGCTGTGGCTGCTGGCGGGGGGTGCACAGGACTTGAATGACAATCAGATTCGCGGCGTGGATGCGCTCGTCACCCGCTGGCGCGGGCAGGGCGGCGTTGCCGTGGGCGCCGATCTGCCATACCAGCGTTTGGTGGCGTCCAGGGCAGGAGACGAGCTGGTGCTGTCGGTCCACGACGTCGCTAGGTGA
- a CDS encoding flavin-containing monooxygenase: MSNGAYEAVDKTQPRDIRVVVIGAGMSGLCMASTLRHRGITNFTVYEKADEVGGTWRDNTYPGLQCDVPSRYYSYSFAPNPGWSKGFSPGSEIHQYFVRFTDKQDLRGNIRFGTAVTRAEWADGPGQSHWELELSDGSRDTADVVVSATGVLHLPRLPEIEGLGSFAGPCFHSARWDHAVPYAGKRVGLIGTGSSGVQIISALADQVQHLSVFQRSAQWVAPVPNFTYSGLSKSIWSRVPVLNRFSYRLWRFYFERGVGGSVVSPGARRKLIQGFVRASHRLLIRDPALREKLHPDYEPLCRRLVMSVPFFKAVQRPNVAVLTGGIDRIVPQGVITKDGLLHELDILVCATGFDAHSYLRPMEVIGRDGIKLSDEWSDGPRAYRAVGLAGFPNFFLLIGPNSPIGNNSLISIAETQVKFAMHWIDEIRFGRVRSVAPTAHAAETFNAEMRRAMPNTVWSTGCDSWYLGADGVPELWPWPPVDYRRTLTTPIPGDFAIT; encoded by the coding sequence GTGAGCAATGGCGCTTACGAGGCAGTCGATAAGACACAACCCCGCGACATCCGTGTGGTGGTGATCGGCGCGGGCATGTCGGGCCTGTGCATGGCCTCCACTCTCCGACACCGGGGTATCACCAACTTCACCGTCTACGAGAAGGCCGACGAGGTAGGCGGCACCTGGCGGGACAACACCTATCCCGGCCTGCAATGTGATGTGCCCTCGCGCTACTACTCGTACTCGTTCGCCCCGAACCCCGGTTGGAGCAAGGGATTCTCGCCGGGTTCGGAGATTCACCAATACTTCGTCAGATTCACCGACAAGCAGGATCTGCGTGGCAACATCCGCTTTGGCACGGCGGTAACGCGCGCCGAATGGGCCGACGGGCCCGGCCAATCACACTGGGAGCTGGAACTTTCCGACGGCAGTCGTGATACCGCCGACGTCGTGGTCAGCGCCACCGGGGTGCTGCACCTGCCACGCCTTCCCGAGATCGAGGGTTTGGGGAGCTTCGCCGGTCCGTGCTTTCACTCCGCGCGCTGGGATCATGCGGTGCCCTACGCCGGGAAACGGGTTGGGCTCATCGGCACCGGGTCCTCGGGGGTGCAGATCATCAGCGCACTCGCCGATCAAGTTCAGCACCTGTCGGTCTTCCAGCGCTCCGCGCAGTGGGTCGCCCCGGTTCCCAATTTCACCTACTCGGGGCTGTCCAAATCCATCTGGTCACGCGTACCCGTACTCAACAGATTCTCTTATCGCTTGTGGCGCTTCTATTTCGAACGAGGAGTGGGGGGTTCGGTGGTGAGCCCGGGCGCACGCCGCAAGCTCATCCAGGGGTTCGTGCGGGCATCACACCGACTGCTCATCCGCGACCCGGCGCTGCGCGAGAAGTTGCATCCCGACTACGAACCGCTATGTCGGCGGCTGGTGATGTCGGTGCCGTTCTTCAAGGCGGTGCAACGGCCCAATGTCGCGGTACTCACCGGGGGAATCGATCGCATTGTGCCGCAGGGCGTCATCACCAAGGACGGGCTTCTACACGAGCTCGATATTTTGGTGTGTGCCACCGGTTTTGACGCGCATTCATATCTGCGCCCCATGGAGGTCATCGGGCGCGACGGCATCAAGCTCAGTGATGAGTGGAGCGACGGGCCGCGCGCCTATCGCGCCGTGGGACTCGCCGGATTTCCCAACTTCTTCCTCTTGATCGGGCCCAACAGCCCGATCGGCAACAACTCGCTCATCTCGATCGCCGAGACGCAGGTCAAATTCGCGATGCATTGGATCGACGAAATCCGTTTTGGCCGAGTGCGATCGGTTGCACCAACCGCTCATGCCGCAGAGACATTCAATGCCGAGATGCGTCGGGCCATGCCCAACACGGTGTGGTCTACCGGTTGTGACAGCTGGTATCTGGGGGCCGACGGAGTCCCCGAGCTGTGGCCCTGGCCGCCGGTTGACTACCGGCGCACGCTCACCACACCGATACCCGGGGATTTCGCGATCACCTAG
- the hpt gene encoding hypoxanthine phosphoribosyltransferase has protein sequence MTCEQDQACGEQYCGDVKSVLLTEEQIRAKTLELGAAIGEKYRDIPGDLLLVTVLKGAVMFVSDLARAIPIPTQMEFMAVSSYGSATSSSGVVRILKDLDRDIQNLDVLIVEDIIDSGLTLSWLMRNLASRGPRSLNVVSLLRKPEAKKVDIDVALVGFEIPNEFVVGYGLDYGERYRDLPFIGTLHPRVYTD, from the coding sequence GTGACCTGCGAACAGGATCAGGCATGCGGCGAGCAATATTGCGGCGACGTGAAGTCGGTGCTGCTCACCGAGGAGCAGATTCGTGCCAAGACGCTGGAGCTCGGCGCCGCCATCGGCGAGAAGTATCGGGACATCCCGGGTGACCTGCTGCTGGTGACCGTGCTCAAGGGTGCCGTCATGTTTGTCTCGGATCTGGCCCGCGCCATTCCGATCCCCACCCAGATGGAGTTCATGGCCGTCAGCTCGTACGGCTCGGCAACCTCGTCGTCCGGGGTGGTGCGCATCCTGAAGGACCTGGATCGGGACATCCAGAACCTCGATGTTCTGATCGTGGAGGACATCATTGATTCCGGGCTGACCCTGAGTTGGCTCATGCGCAACCTCGCCTCACGCGGGCCGCGCTCGCTCAACGTCGTCTCGCTGCTGCGCAAGCCCGAGGCCAAGAAGGTCGACATCGACGTGGCCCTCGTCGGATTCGAGATTCCCAATGAGTTCGTCGTCGGTTACGGACTCGACTACGGCGAGCGTTACCGCGATCTGCCCTTCATCGGCACCCTGCACCCACGCGTCTACACCGACTAG
- a CDS encoding SIMPL domain-containing protein, whose protein sequence is MGDVTVVGQGEASGSPDVFMATVGVSVRSRRIAGVMGEVKAKARAVIDAVLDAGVAAEDVRTAWMSVHPQFDGNRITGYAADNSVRITVRDLSKVSDVLDKAVTAGGEAAQLSGVSFDLQDSSDLATQARERAFADARTRAEQYAALAGETLGKVLRIDETVGGAAAHPRAEFAMLRAAGGPPVEAGQQTVSAQITVVWELT, encoded by the coding sequence ATGGGTGACGTCACCGTTGTCGGCCAGGGTGAGGCCAGCGGCAGCCCCGACGTGTTCATGGCGACCGTCGGGGTATCGGTGCGGTCGCGCCGCATTGCCGGAGTGATGGGTGAGGTGAAGGCGAAGGCGCGCGCGGTCATCGACGCGGTGCTCGACGCCGGGGTGGCGGCCGAGGATGTCCGCACCGCGTGGATGTCGGTGCACCCGCAGTTCGATGGCAACCGGATCACCGGCTATGCGGCCGACAACTCGGTGCGGATCACCGTCCGCGACCTCTCGAAGGTCTCCGATGTCCTGGACAAGGCGGTGACCGCGGGCGGCGAGGCGGCCCAGCTGTCCGGCGTGAGCTTCGATCTACAGGACAGCAGCGACCTCGCCACGCAGGCCAGAGAGCGGGCGTTCGCGGACGCGAGGACCAGGGCGGAGCAGTATGCCGCGCTCGCGGGCGAAACTCTGGGCAAGGTGCTGCGTATCGATGAGACCGTTGGTGGCGCCGCTGCGCATCCGCGGGCCGAATTCGCGATGTTGCGGGCCGCCGGCGGGCCGCCCGTCGAGGCCGGTCAGCAGACCGTCAGCGCGCAGATCACCGTGGTGTGGGAGCTGACCTAG